One genomic window of Sebastes umbrosus isolate fSebUmb1 chromosome 15, fSebUmb1.pri, whole genome shotgun sequence includes the following:
- the cacng8a gene encoding calcium channel, voltage-dependent, gamma subunit 8a, producing the protein MEQKAENMPSDISFLPRPAMVWCERGIQVLLTTVGAFAAFALMTVAIGTDYWLYARAFICNSTANSSQEDSNNKDKKDPGALTHSGLWRICCLEGLKRGVCSTINHFPDDADYDQDSAEYLLRVVRASSIFPILSAILLLLGGVCVASSGFYKSKRNIILGGGILFVAAGLSNIIGVIVYISAALSDISPKKDEDKKWHYSYGWSFYFGGLSFILAEMVGVLAVNIYIEKNKELRCRSRTDLFKSTTHAMLRLPSYRFRRRSRSSSRSTDPPRSQETSPIGTSKTFSLPPSAPPFSVATLPNPHHTSSGGSGGGGDISMYTLTRDSKLGSLGGGAPPLYGTVDRATLYQLHNYFPKDSSGSGGGGGGGAVISSGTLPSHSKSNLAAAAAVAQNAAPLNTSTSAATTAQTAPISTATMERDRGNMGTLDRLTAKRDRDSNSDTLNRKTTPV; encoded by the exons ATGGAGCAAAAGGCAGAAAACATGCCCTCAG ATATCAGTTTCCTTCCCCGCCCAGCGATGGTATGGTGTGAGCGGGGCATCCAGGTGCTGCTGACCACCGTGGGGGCGTTCGCGGCCTTCGCCCTGATGACGGTGGCTATCGGTACGGACTACTGGCTGTACGCCCGCGCCTTCATCTGCAACAGCACGGCCAACTCGTCCCAGGAGGACTCAAACAACAAAGACAAGAAAGACCCTGGGGCTCTCACCCACTCCGGCCTCTGGAGGATCTGCTGCCTGGAAG GCTTGAAGCGAGGTGTGTGTTCCACGATCAATCATTTCCCAGACGACGCAGACTACGACCAAGATTCTGCAGAGTATCTGCTCC GTGTGGTGCGAGCCTCCAGCATCTTCCCCATCCTCAGCgccatcctgctgctgctgggtggaGTGTGTGTTGCTTCCAGCGGCTTCTACAAGAGCAAAAGAAACATCATTCTCGGTGGAGGGATTCTGTTTGTAGCTGCAG GCCTCAGCAACATCATCGGAGTGATCGTGTACATCTCGGCAGCACTGAGCGACATCTCCCCCAAGAAAGATGAGGACAAGAAGTGGCACTACTCCTACGGCTGGTCCTTCTACTTTGGCGGCCTGTCCTTCATCCTGGCCGAGATGGTGGGCGTCCTCGCTGTCAACATTTACATCGAGAAGAACAAGGAGCTGCGCTGCCGCTCTCGCACCGACCTCTTCAAGAGCACCACGCACGCCATGCTCCGACTGCCCAGCTACCGCTTCCGACGGCGCTCCCGTTCCAGCTCGCGCTCCACTGACCCGCCACGCTCACAGGAGACCTCGCCCATTGGCACCTCCAAGACCTTCAGCCTGCCACCCTCAGCTCCGCCCTTCTCTGTGGCCACTCTGCCCAACCCGCACCACACCAGCAGCGGTGGGAGTGGAGGGGGCGGCGACATCTCCATGTACACCCTGACGAGGGACTCCAAGCTGGGCAGCCTGGGAGGCGGCGCCCCACCTCTCTACGGCACGGTGGACCGCGCCACACTGTACCAGCTCCACAACTACTTCCCAAAAGATTCCAGCGGCAGcggcggcggaggaggaggtggagcggTGATAAGCAGCGGCACACTCCCATCTCACTCCAAGTCCAACTTGGCGGCAGCAGCGGCTGTTGCCCAAAACGCAGCACCGCTCAATACTTCCACATCAGCCGCCACAACAGCCCAGACAGCTCCGATATCTACAGCCACCATGGAGAGGGACAGGGGCAACATGGGAACCCTGGACCGACTGACGGCCAAACGGGACAGGGATAGCAACTCAGACACACTGAACAGGAAAACTACGCCAGTTTAA